Genomic DNA from Salvia miltiorrhiza cultivar Shanhuang (shh) chromosome 1, IMPLAD_Smil_shh, whole genome shotgun sequence:
CACACCTCACTAGGGTTTGCGCCCCCTTTCACGCGACGCCACCACCCGACCTCGCGCCGCCTTTCTTCGCTCTGGCGAGATTAAGGAATGAGAGATTTGGGAAACTAGGGCTCTGCAAAATTGAGGGCAGGGGCGGTCCGGTGGGCGCGCGGCTCTTCGCCGGAGTTCAGAGAGGAGAAGACGGGGGCTAGAATTTgaggtaaaacgacgtcgttttacgtccaactaaacgacgtcgttttggttcCCATCCGGCGGTGccaaaaagaaataggacatttcgtttgggacagagagagtaataCAAAAATATCCTCATACATTGATAATTTGTACACCCAAATATTGGGTTGTCGTCAGATCCAGTAGGGAGAAAATCAAAGTATGGCAAGCCCAAAGAAAGCCCAAATCTTCTTCAGTCTCTCAAATTATATTGTCagacaaatactccctccgtcccacgaatcttgacacgtttggtttcggcacgggaattaaggagttgtagattagtattttaagtgtgtagttaataaagtataaaagtgataaagtaggagagagaaggtaataaaaatgataaagtaggagagagaatgtaataaatgtaataaattaccttatttgaaaatgtgtcaagattcgtgggacgataaaaaaaaaaaacgtatcaaaattcgtgggacagaGAAAGTAGCATAATGTGAAAGCACAAAATTCCACAGCATTGATTTGTCTGATTTCAAAATGTTTGTGTTCATAGGCAACCGATTCTGAATACAAGAAGATTCGATTGACTATCCCCAAAATACGTTCTTCTCTTATTAAAGGCAACCCCATgtgaacacacacacacacacacaaattccTAAATTAATTTGACTTGCTCCCAAAATACGGTTCCTAAAACTTCGATAATGCATTAACTGCATTTTTGGATGTCGATTGGGAGTATTTTAACAACTctcataattaataaattaaagtcAATAATACAGCAGTGTTGCAGATAGCAAACTTAATTCTTAGTTCAAGACTCCTATAAAAACAGGTTGTTTTCCATTCCTGTTACCAATACAAGCTTTCTTGAATTGCAATTagcgattaaaaaaaaaaacattttcaaGATTCTAATCGAAAATGTCTTCAGTTTCAATTCTATTCATCACATTAGCCATCATCAATTTTATGTCCATCGCCTTGGCCTTCGACACTAGACCTCTGCAAGATTTCTGCGTCGCCGATCTCACGAGCAAaggtaactctctctctctctctcttactttttaCTTAATTTGACCACGAACTTCTCATCttcaccccccaaaaaaaaagtcAAACCATAAATAAGACAACGTAATAATGTTTGATAAAAATTTCAGCACAATTTGGCGGCGTAGTACCATGCAAGGACCCTGAAACAGTAACGGCCAACGACTTCTTCCTGAGCGGCCTGCATTTGGCGGGAAACACCTCGAATCCATACGGCGTCGCCGTGGCCTCCGCGTCCGCAACCACATTGCCGGGGCTGAACAATCTGGGCCTGACGTTCATGCGCGTGGATCTGGCGCGGAACGGCTTCTTCCCGCCGCACTACCACCCGAGGGCGACGGAGCTGGTGGTGGTTCTAGAAGGTTCCATGGAAGTCGGATTCATAACCTCGAGCCCCAAGTACAACTATTTCAGCAAAGTTCTACGGAAAGGCGATGTCTTTGTGGTTCCCGTCGGCCTCGTGCACAACGTGCGTAATCTCGCCCAAGGAAACACCGTCGCATTGGTGGCGTTCAACAGCCAGAATCCCGGAGTTACGAATATTCCAAATGCCGTTTTGGCGGCGGAGCCCGCCGTCGACAGCGTTTATCTGTCCAAGGCGTTCCGGTTGGGAGTCAAAACTGTGAAACGTCTGCAAAGAAAGTTCTAGATCTTTCATCATgttcatgtaattatttaattcaTCGCCTCACCATCTAATAATCGTATGTGCCAATGGCGTTTTACCtgaattcatttatttttttaattttgtttaattacgtactttttgtttaattatacAATTTTTGTTaactatgagattcgaactcggaaccatgaattcatccaataaggtgatgaatcaactataaatcttgatgatctaaggcctgaaaattgtttatattttatattttaaaatgtgtttttattttagttcacTCCTATATACTCCAAGGGTTTGGTTCAAGTGCAAACTCTATCTTGTTcacgtattttatgtgtttgttcataTGATCTAGTTTTCATCGTAAGATAGAGTTTACACTTGATCCTTCCACTATacggctatatatatatagagagagaaaggttcaaTAGAAAAGCTAACTTTTATAGAGAAGAGAGAAGTGATCTAAACCGTTCATTGATCTCAATCACACGGCCATGCCTTTTCCATATTTAATTACCATTTTAATTTCGAAAAGGCTATAGTAGTCATTATCAATATTCTAGTAACCGAAAATATCATTTTCGAAGATGGAAAGATTTGGTATATCCCATATTTCCTGTTTCATATTTTTATCCTATACGTAATTACAGCATATATTTTTACTCGCttagtttatcatttttcttttcattttagttGTTTGCATTTAAGTGGAGgtcttttattttttgtttccgACTACATCAACAAGATTTTAATGAACAAAtgattcagttttttttttgtccattTCTATTTTGATAAGGGTAATTATATTcacagcccccattttactcactatagccttttatataaaataataaaaaaaaataattataaatttactatattACCCTATAATTATAGCCtctaaattaaatcatgtataTTCTTTTTTCAGCTAATAAAATCGGGTATAGCCCCAATCAATCAACATAACCCCCCCGTCCCTTTCTTCCTAAATCTACAGTCCACCGCCACCTCCTCCTATTCCGGTGAAGGTTATCGCAGCTTCAACCACAACCACCACCGGCACCTTTCATTCTCGGCCTctaacactctctctctcgcgcCCCAGAACATGCACCACCAAAAGAGAGATCATCCCATCCTTCTTCCTAAATCCACTGTCACTGCCATCGCCCCCTTAAGATTTCCGGCAAACAGTAGCGACAGGGCTGCTGCCGTCGCCCAAGCCTTCTCGTCTCTTGTTCTTTGACTCATCTCCCTCATCCCTCTTTGAAACCTTAAATCCCCAAATCTACTAGTGCTCCCTCCCtcgatttccggcgagcagaaagagagagaaatgggtAAAGGGAAGTTCAAGGGTAAGCCTGttggaataataaattattaaacttgatttgtagaagaaaaatctagaatcaaataaagtaaaagaaaacaaaagaaaataatagaACTTAGAAGAGAATTCTAGAAGCAGCTATCTAATTAAGTAAAGAAATTAGTAGAAAATGCTAGAACTCCAAAACAAAGTCGGTGAAACCAACATTGtaaagctatatatatatatgtccatTTGTAATGTGTGTAGGATagtgatgtgaagaaaagttaGTGGAGAAAAGTAGTTAAAGCATTAAAAACTTTTAAATTCTCTCCCACACCCACACGACCACTCACTCAAACTTTGTACAAATCACACTTTctccaaattaattaattctcccacatatatttttcatatttccAACAAAGCCGTCATTTCTCCACCATTGAAGagtgttggaaatatggttttaatgccatatctggaaattattatttaattaaatatttattatttaattaaaataatgattgtatgttaatctacatctcgagtagatcaacgtgatatacttgaagtctcaaaaccgatttccgatgagtgagatattgtatgtcaaagtttggatgttgaagagggaaattaacatttgttatgttatcccacattggaaaacatagagatgtttttcatgtataagaatagcaaagcacatggagttaataaatggacttgtgggcttgctagtgggcttgatctaagtactagcctcgcgcgcacacacacacgcgcgccgccgccgacgatcgatcggacggacggacgacgacgacgtcgtcgccgccgccggacgggcgggtcgggtcgggtcgggtacgggccaaggacttggatcttggatcttggcaattggtgctttggggtggtgtttggggcccaaactattttttggaccaactccactgggctttttatttattggcccaacagaatttattATTAGGCCCAAAACAGTTTAATTCCCAAGCCCATCACCAGCCCACATCAGCAGAAGAAGAAGCAGCACCAAAACAGTTTATTATTGGCGTCTTCATTTTTGCAACTGAGTTTCTTCAATGGCTGCTGCCACCGGCCACATCTTCAAccttccagccgtcggagtggaattcaatgtattgaattcatacttaccacatgtctataaataggcttgtggagagcatgcagTAAAGACTGAAAAACACCAACAAatactgcattctgccattCCTACACACTCGCTCTCTGCacaacacttgtgctcagttcttgatcctatttagttcgccggagctcgccggattgtggtgctacatccgacgagacgaagtcgttttacctttggggaagatacgcctaaaccgaagagcactaccggggcgataatcttcttgcgggaagagattcatctcgactcgacttagtttatacgtataatttatttatacagtgtatttcagttgtatcaaattatttgagttgtaatttctcaaattatttactttgtaatattttcaattattttgagtcgtaatatctcaaaatatttatttttgtaatatctcgatcgtgtacccggttctaacaatcgcaagaagattatttctctgccgttgatacacgttcgagaaatggctcacaccgacgtcaatatggacggctccaccacctctgcaaccatcggttcaaccacgtcgtcaatattttcctcgtttgcatcaacgggggcttcatcgtcaacatctagaactattggtcttgccgagaaaccatcaacgttctcaggcaagaacttcaaatattggcaagagaagatgctattctacctcacaaccgtggggtttgccggattcttaatggaggataaacctccaaccccgagtgaaggggaaggggagacaagccaagaaattcgtgccggatatttgaactggtgccgcggcgactacttgtgccgtaacaccgttctcatgtctctggacgaacggctcaatcgtgttttcaaggttcatgaaaccgcgaaacaattgtgggaggcccttgatctgaaatatcaagtggacaaggcaaatactaccaagtatattgtcgccaaatggttggaatataaaatggtcgactcccggccattgatggaccaagtggaagagttccaaaatctttcacatgaggttcaagccgaagggatgcccttggcggatgcattgctcgttgcaatcatcatagagaaattacctcctagttggaggaaatttcaaaaccttttgaagcatgagcgctcggagatgtccgtgccgatattaatatccaagcttcaaatggaggatcacgtgagaagtcgtgatcaaaagggaaaagctccaatggaggcaaaggccaatctcaccgagaaaggcggtccctccaacaaacgtggtcgccctaaccctaataataagggtaaagggaagcaaggcggacatcaaccatcaaagtttgatggtgtatgttataattgtgacaaacaaggtcacatggctaaggattgccgcaagccaaagcggaagaaggcaaagagcaacgtgaacaacgtcgagaaggacttcgacgattggaaccacgatgactttgctgccatgatatccgaggtgaatcatgtggataacccgaacgcttggttcgtggacaccggcgctaccgtccatatatgcataaatcgtgagttgttccacaactacaaagaagtggaaaacaaaacgataatggaggctagcgaacggacatcccaagtccttggcatgggagatgtgattcttcaactcacgtcgggcgtggagatcacattaaaagacgtattacacgttccaactgtccgaaagaatttaatttcgggctttaggcttacgaataaggattttgaattgtttttcaaatccgactatgttgtaatacgcaagtggggaaagttcctagggaaaggctatgcctccgaaggacttttcaaacttggtgtaagagcttgtaagcctgctaaggctaaaatcaataaagatgcatcaacttcttctgcttacttgattgagtgttctgatttatggcattgtagacttggacatgttaatctaaatgctataaagagattagtaaaaatgaatttactaaaagttgatgaatacaactcacaagaaaaatgtgaagtttgtgttgaagccaaaatggctaagttaccgtttaaatcggtaaaaaggagcactcaaccattggaacttattcacaccgatgtttgtgatttaaagttcgtgcaaactagaggtggcaagaagtactttatcacctttatagacgattgcacaaagtattgttatctttacttattgaaaagtaaagatgaggctattgaagcttttagaaacttcaaaaatgaagccgagaatcaacttggatgtcgaattaagatggttcgaagtgatagaggtggagaatatgtagctccgtttgctgaattatgcaacgaaagtggtataatccatcaaacgacggctccttattcaccacaatctaacggcgttgctgaacgcaagaatcgaactcttaaggagatgatgaatgccttgttgattagttcaggattaccccagaacatgtggggggaagctgtcttaacggccaactatatcttgaacaagattccactcaaagggaaagatgtaactccctatgagctatggaaaggaaggaaaccttcgtataaatacctcaaagtgtgggggtgtttagccaaggtagaagtgcctttaccaaagcaagttacaataggacctaaaacggtggattgtatcttcattggttatgcacttaatagcagtgcctatcgttttatagtgcacagatcggagatacctgatatacatgttgggacaacgatagaatcaaggaatgctatattctttgaaaatatctatcctaacaaggataaaggtacatcgaactctaatgatggagttgatggtgatgctacaggttctaaacctatggaagtagctagtaattctactcaagtagatgatgccacgggttctaatcatgtaccacctaataggaaaagaccaaggtctaaacctatggatgtagaaccgagacgtggggaacgagttagaaaagctaatgtctatgaaccggattatgttgtcttgatgctagatggcgaaccggtgacgattaaagaagctatgtctggctcagatgcagctctctggaaagaagccatcgatattgagattgattccattatgcagaatcatacttgggtgttagtggatctaccacctggaagtaaagctttaggatgcaaatggatcctaaagaagaagtacaaatctgatggtactatagataagtacaaagcccgacttgtcgttcaaggtttcaggcagaaagaagggtacgatttcttcgatacctattcacctgtgaccagactaacatctattcggatgcttctcgctattgctgccttgcacaatctcgagattcaccaaatggatgtgaaaactgcgttcttgtatggcgagttggaagatgaaatatatatgaagcaacctgaagggtttgtagtacctgggcaagagcacaaagtatgcaaacttc
This window encodes:
- the LOC131000669 gene encoding putative germin-like protein 2-1 yields the protein MSSVSILFITLAIINFMSIALAFDTRPLQDFCVADLTSKAQFGGVVPCKDPETVTANDFFLSGLHLAGNTSNPYGVAVASASATTLPGLNNLGLTFMRVDLARNGFFPPHYHPRATELVVVLEGSMEVGFITSSPKYNYFSKVLRKGDVFVVPVGLVHNVRNLAQGNTVALVAFNSQNPGVTNIPNAVLAAEPAVDSVYLSKAFRLGVKTVKRLQRKF